A window from Cryptomeria japonica chromosome 1, Sugi_1.0, whole genome shotgun sequence encodes these proteins:
- the LOC131049718 gene encoding uncharacterized protein LOC131049718, with the protein MELTSLSFAILSAYLYGGKALGMTYKMPVFPTLIVLLCVLVSEAANLEDERVCPALDYWNQKLPNTSVPNALRQAICPHTIADHQLEDVKAEDVSISSQKYIVPGGGDLTIYGHKYITPQVGDVSISSHNYIPPQVADAFISSYNYIPFRGGDVTIYGHKYITPQVGDVSISTHNYIPPQEGDVTIYNHKYITPQVRDVSISSHKYIPLREGDATINSQKYITPQIGDISISSHNKYSHKYNQAIEKNPLHQRGDMTLYNRKFIFNRDSSPQGDIILAKDPNQANVEYHRQLLAVDPLLSIFFFEKDLHIGTNIMVHLEVLKAQDLVGFLPRSMANKIPFSLEKLLVAQDMLNIPQGSRMSIIMEETLKKCESPAIRGETRFCATSMESMIDYSTAKLGSNDLNVLVTNLPINFNSENHQYSVTALFAETNSSSKHVICHNLMYPYGIYMCHEAKGTEIFEISLSGPGTYGSSIPVKAICHADTSGWNPEHAAFVALNVKPGEEGICHFMLEGTIAWLLAN; encoded by the exons ATGGAATTGACATCTTTGTCCTTTGCAATTCTCAGCGCTTATTTATATGGAGGGAAGGCTCTTG GAATGACTTACAAAATGCCGGTTTTCCCTACGTTGATTGTTCTCCTG TGTGTGCTTGTCAGCGAGGCCGCCAATTTGGAGGATGAAAGGGTTTGTCCAGCACTAGATTACTGGAACCAGAAGTTGCCCAACACATCCGTTCCCAACGCTCTACGCCAAGCCATCTGTCCTCACACCATAGCAGATCATCAGCTTGAAGATGTTAAGGCCGAAGATGTATCCATATCTAGTCAGAAGTATATTGTACCCGGAGGAGGAGATTTAACCATATATGGCCATAAGTACATTACACCTCAAGTAGGAGATGTATCCATTTCTAGTCATAACTATATTCCACCTCAAGTAGCAGATGCATTCATCTCTAGTTATAACTATATTCCATTTCGAGGAGGAGATGTAACCATATATGGTCATAAGTACATTACACCTCAAGTAGGAGATGTATCCATCTCTACTCATAACTATATTCCACCTCAAGAAGGAGATGTGACCATATATAATCATAAGTACATTACACCCCAAGTACGAGATGTATCCATCTCTAGTCATAAGTATATTCCACTTCGAGAAGGAGATGCAACTATAAATAGTCAGAAGTACATTACACCTCAAATAGGAGATATATCCATCTCTAGCCATAACAAGTATAGTCATAAGTACAATCAAGCAATAGAAAAGAACCCATTGCACCAAAGAGGAGATATGACCCTATATAATCGTAAGTTTATCTTTAATAGGGACTCATCACCCCAAGGAGACATAATCCTAGCTAAGGATCCAAATCAAGCAAATGTTGAGTACCATAGGCAATTATTGGCGGTCGATCCTTTACTGTCAATTTTCTTCTTTGAGAAAGATTTACATATTGGAACCAATATAATGGTGCATCTAGAGGTCTTAAAAGCCCAAGATTTAGTAGGTTTCCTTCCACGTAGCATGGCAAATAAAATCCCGTTCTCACTAGAGAAGCTACTTGTAGCTCAAGATATGCTCAACATACCTCAAGGTTCCCGCATGAGTATTATCATGGAAGAGACTTTGAAAAAATGTGAAAGTCCAGCTATCCGTGGCGAAACAAGATTTTGTGCAACCTCAATGGAATCTATGATAGACTATAGTACTGCAAAACTTGGAAGTAATGATTTGAATGTATTGGTTACAAATCTTCCCATCAATTTCAATTCTGAAAATCATCAATACTCTGTCACCGCTTTGTTTGCTGAAACCAATTCTAGTTCCAAGCATGTTATTTGCCACAACTTAATGTATCCATATGGTATATACATGTGTCATGAGGCTAAAGGAACCGAGATCTTTGAAATATCTCTCAGTGGCCCAGGGACATATGGAAGCTCTATACCAGTGAAGGCAATATGTCATGCAGACACTAGTGGTTGGAATCCAGAGCATGCAGCCTTCGTGGCATTGAACGTGAAACCAGGCGAGGAAGGAATCTGCCATTTCATGCTTGAAGGAACTATTGCATGGCTGCTTGCCAACTGA
- the LOC131049719 gene encoding uncharacterized protein LOC131049719, giving the protein MELTSLSFAILSAYLYGGKALGMTYKMPVFPTLIVLLCMLVSEAANLEDERVCPALDYWNQKLPNTSVPNALRQSICPHTIADHQLEDVKAGDVSISSQKYIVPGGGDLTMYGHKYITPQVGDASISSHNYIPPQVADAFISSYNYIPFRGGDVTIYGHKYITPQVGDVSISTHNYIPPQEGDVTIYNHKYITPQVRDVSISSHKYIPLREGDATINSQKYITPQIGDISISSHNKYSHKYNQAIEKNPLHQRGDITLYNRKFIFNRDSSPQGDIILAKDPNQANVEYHRQLLAVDPLLSIFFFEKDLHIGTNMMVHLEVLKAQDLVGFLPRSMANKIPFSLEKLLVAQDMLNIPQGSRMSIIMEETLKKCESPAISGETRFCATSMESIVDYSTAKLGSNDLNVLVTNLPINFNSENHQYSVTALFAETNSSSKHVICHNLMYPYGIYMCHEAKGTEIFEISLSGPGTYGSSIPVKAICHADTSGWNPEHAAFVALNVKPGEEGICHFMLEGTIAWLLAN; this is encoded by the exons ATGGAATTGACATCTTTGTCCTTTGCAATTCTCAGCGCTTATTTATATGGAGGGAAGGCTCTTG GAATGACTTACAAAATGCCGGTTTTCCCTACGTTGATTGTTCTCCTG TGTATGCTTGTCAGCGAGGCCGCCAATTTGGAGGATGAAAGGGTTTGTCCAGCACTAGATTACTGGAACCAGAAGTTGCCCAACACATCCGTTCCCAATGCTCTACGCCAATCCATCTGTCCTCACACCATAGCAGATCATCAGCTTGAAGATGTTAAGGCCGGAGATGTATCCATATCTAGTCAGAAGTATATTGTACCCGGAGGAGGAGATTTAACCATGTATGGCCATAAGTACATTACACCTCAAGTAGGAGATGCATCCATTTCTAGTCATAACTATATTCCACCTCAAGTAGCAGATGCATTCATCTCTAGTTATAACTATATTCCATTTCGAGGAGGAGATGTAACCATATATGGTCATAAGTACATTACACCTCAAGTAGGAGATGTATCCATCTCTACTCATAACTATATTCCACCTCAAGAAGGAGATGTGACCATATATAATCATAAGTACATTACACCCCAAGTACGAGATGTGTCCATCTCTAGTCATAAGTATATTCCACTTCGAGAAGGAGATGCAACTATAAATAGTCAGAAGTACATTACACCCCAAATAGGAGATATATCCATCTCTAGCCATAACAAGTATAGTCATAAGTACAATCAAGCAATAGAAAAGAACCCATTGCACCAAAGAGGAGATATAACCCTATATAATCGTAAGTTTATCTTTAATAGGGATTCATCACCCCAAGGAGACATAATCCTAGCTAAGGATCCAAATCAAGCAAATGTTGAGTACCATAGGCAATTATTGGCAGTCGATCCTTTACTGTCAATTTTCTTCTTTGAGAAAGATTTACATATTGGAACCAATATGATGGTGCATCTAGAGGTCTTAAAAGCCCAAGATTTAGTAGGTTTCCTTCCACGTAGCATGGCAAATAAAATCCCGTTCTCACTAGAGAAGCTACTTGTAGCTCAAGATATGCTCAACATACCTCAAGGTTCCCGCATGAGTATTATCATGGAAGAGACTTTGAAAAAATGTGAAAGTCCAGCTATCAGTGGCGAAACAAGATTTTGTGCAACCTCAATGGAATCTATTGTAGACTATAGTACTGCAAAACTTGGAAGTAATGATTTGAATGTATTGGTTACAAATCTTCCCATCAATTTCAATTCTGAAAATCATCAATACTCTGTCACCGCTTTGTTTGCTGAAACCAATTCTAGTTCCAAGCATGTTATTTGCCACAACTTAATGTATCCATATGGTATATACATGTGTCATGAGGCTAAAGGAACCGAGATCTTTGAAATATCTCTCAGTGGCCCAGGGACATATGGAAGCTCTATACCAGTGAAGGCAATATGTCATGCAGACACTAGTGGTTGGAATCCAGAGCATGCAGCCTTCGTGGCATTGAACGTGAAACCAGGCGAGGAAGGAATCTGCCATTTCATGCTTGAAGGAACTATTGCATGGCTACTTGCCAACTGA